In a genomic window of Xylophilus rhododendri:
- a CDS encoding Bug family tripartite tricarboxylate transporter substrate binding protein has protein sequence MPSPKASLRALFAALLASCTLAATGADYPDRPITIVVPQPPGGAADAVARPFGQLLSQRLGQAVVIDNRPGANGNIAAAYVARSQPADGYTIFFGSVSTLAVNPHLYKSTGFDPLKDFQPLTLTNQTPNVLIVGAQTPYRSVAEVIAAARARPGELNFGSAGNGNTMHLTGVQFEARTGTRLTHVPYKGGPAALNDVIAGQIPMMFHNLSAVLAFQKAGKVRILAVADTKRSPLVPDVPTMAEAGAPGVVQIAWSGMLVRSGTPQPVVDRLVREMKAILQSPEFRKPQEEQGSEILVSTPAEFAARLKADYTTMGKVIEAGKVSID, from the coding sequence ATGCCTTCTCCCAAAGCCTCGCTCCGGGCCCTTTTCGCCGCCCTGCTCGCCAGCTGCACCCTGGCCGCCACCGGCGCCGACTACCCGGACCGCCCCATCACCATCGTCGTGCCGCAGCCACCCGGCGGCGCCGCCGACGCGGTGGCCCGCCCCTTCGGCCAGTTGCTGTCGCAGCGGCTGGGGCAAGCGGTGGTGATCGACAACCGCCCCGGCGCCAACGGCAACATCGCCGCCGCCTACGTGGCGCGCAGCCAGCCGGCGGACGGCTACACCATCTTCTTCGGCTCGGTCAGCACCCTGGCGGTGAACCCGCACCTGTACAAGTCCACCGGCTTCGATCCGCTGAAGGATTTCCAGCCGCTGACCCTCACCAACCAGACGCCCAATGTGCTGATCGTCGGCGCGCAGACGCCCTACCGCTCGGTGGCCGAGGTGATCGCCGCGGCCAGGGCCAGGCCGGGCGAACTCAATTTCGGCTCGGCCGGCAACGGCAACACCATGCACCTGACGGGCGTGCAGTTCGAGGCCCGCACCGGCACCCGCCTGACGCATGTGCCCTACAAGGGCGGCCCGGCCGCGCTGAACGACGTCATCGCCGGGCAGATCCCCATGATGTTCCACAACCTGTCGGCGGTACTGGCCTTCCAGAAGGCCGGCAAGGTGCGCATCCTGGCCGTGGCCGACACCAAACGTTCACCGCTGGTGCCGGATGTTCCCACCATGGCCGAGGCCGGCGCGCCGGGCGTGGTGCAGATCGCCTGGAGCGGCATGCTGGTGCGCAGCGGCACGCCGCAGCCGGTGGTGGACCGGCTGGTGCGCGAGATGAAGGCCATCCTCCAATCGCCCGAGTTCCGCAAGCCCCAGGAAGAGCAAGGCAGCGAGATCCTCGTCTCGACGCCCGCGGAATTCGCGGCGCGCCTGAAGGCCGACTACACCACCATGGGCAAGGTCATCGAGGCCGGCAAGGTCAGCATCGACTGA
- a CDS encoding aldolase/citrate lyase family protein, whose translation MPSPNLFKRALARKQAQIGLWSTLPFPYVTELLAGAGFDWLMLDTEHTASDPDRMQQQLQALAAERDRPSSAVVRPPWNDTVMIKQYLDIGAQSLLLPFVQDRDEAEAAVAATRYPPQGVRGMGGTMRASRFGRDMRYVAQAAEELCVLVQIETAEALERLEEIAGVDGVDGVFIGPADLSASMGVAGDIHHPRVRAAIDDAIGRILACGKAPGILMLDEKRARECLDLGALFVAVGTDQVLLRKSADDLARRFQPAAPPAATTPPSTY comes from the coding sequence ATGCCCTCCCCCAATCTCTTCAAGCGGGCCCTCGCCCGCAAGCAGGCGCAGATCGGCCTCTGGTCCACCCTGCCCTTTCCCTACGTCACCGAGCTGCTGGCGGGCGCCGGCTTCGACTGGCTGATGCTGGACACCGAGCACACCGCCAGCGACCCCGACCGGATGCAGCAGCAGCTGCAGGCGCTGGCGGCGGAACGCGACCGGCCCTCGTCGGCCGTGGTGCGGCCGCCCTGGAACGACACGGTGATGATCAAGCAGTACCTGGACATCGGCGCGCAGAGCCTGCTCCTGCCCTTCGTGCAGGACCGCGACGAGGCCGAGGCCGCCGTCGCCGCCACCCGCTATCCGCCGCAGGGCGTGCGCGGCATGGGCGGGACCATGCGCGCCTCGCGCTTCGGCCGGGACATGCGCTATGTGGCGCAGGCCGCCGAGGAGCTCTGCGTGCTGGTGCAGATCGAGACCGCCGAGGCGCTGGAGCGGCTGGAGGAGATCGCCGGGGTGGACGGCGTGGACGGCGTCTTCATCGGCCCGGCCGACCTGTCGGCCAGCATGGGCGTGGCCGGCGACATCCACCATCCGCGGGTGCGCGCCGCGATCGACGACGCCATCGGCCGCATCCTGGCCTGCGGCAAGGCGCCGGGCATCCTGATGCTGGACGAGAAACGCGCGCGGGAATGCCTGGACCTGGGCGCCCTGTTCGTCGCCGTCGGCACCGACCAGGTGCTGCTGCGCAAGTCCGCCGACGATCTCGCCCGGCGCTTCCAGCCCGCCGCACCGCCGGCCGCCACCACCCCACCTTCCACCTACTGA
- a CDS encoding ABC transporter substrate-binding protein — protein sequence MRQAFARPALRRTLLVLAAAACAGGVHAQEFNWKKHQGKTLTFLANNNPVANALLKYKAEFEQQTGMTLKVDSYQEQQMRQRLVTVMNSRSDEVDVFMSLPSREGLQFAKAGWYADLSELVKTASARDYDFGDLSAGMLKDASYGKQLTGIPMNVEGPVLYYRKDLLQKCGVALPRNLGELEAAAGKLKACDAGVTPFVSRGLKPALPFTYSVFLHNMGGQYMQDGKSQLCSKPGQDSLALYAKLLKDFGPPGVVNYSFYQISSLYREGKAAMAFESSNELRNVMEGGARLKDTGVAVLPAGPGGSHPTVIGWTMSVSAHSKNKEAAWYFVQWATSPAVQARLALDGVAPPRSAVSQAAGYKAWTDEQPVRAEWVAAVNELSRTGTSEVGYPIGANPASRDFIGQAATELILGQKTVAQACADADKQLDALIAKDAKDGKD from the coding sequence ATGAGACAAGCCTTCGCTCGCCCGGCCCTGCGCCGGACCCTGCTCGTCCTGGCCGCCGCCGCCTGTGCCGGTGGAGTGCATGCCCAGGAATTCAACTGGAAGAAGCACCAGGGCAAGACCCTCACCTTCCTGGCCAACAACAACCCGGTGGCCAACGCGCTGCTCAAGTACAAGGCCGAGTTCGAGCAGCAGACCGGCATGACACTCAAGGTGGACTCCTACCAGGAGCAGCAGATGCGCCAGCGCCTGGTCACGGTGATGAACTCGCGCAGCGACGAGGTCGACGTCTTCATGTCGCTGCCTTCGCGCGAAGGCCTGCAGTTCGCCAAGGCCGGCTGGTACGCCGATCTCTCCGAGCTGGTGAAGACCGCCAGCGCCAGGGACTACGACTTCGGCGACCTGAGCGCCGGCATGCTCAAGGACGCCAGTTACGGCAAGCAGCTCACCGGCATTCCGATGAACGTCGAAGGCCCGGTGCTCTATTACCGCAAGGACCTGCTGCAGAAATGCGGCGTGGCGCTGCCTAGGAATCTGGGCGAACTCGAAGCCGCGGCCGGCAAACTCAAGGCCTGCGACGCGGGCGTGACGCCTTTCGTCTCACGCGGCCTGAAACCCGCGCTGCCTTTCACCTACAGCGTCTTCCTGCACAACATGGGCGGGCAGTACATGCAGGACGGCAAGTCCCAGCTGTGCAGCAAGCCGGGCCAGGACTCGCTGGCGCTGTATGCCAAGCTCCTCAAGGACTTCGGGCCGCCCGGCGTCGTCAACTACAGCTTCTATCAGATCTCCTCGCTCTACCGCGAGGGCAAGGCGGCCATGGCCTTCGAGTCCTCCAACGAGCTGCGCAACGTGATGGAAGGCGGCGCGCGGCTGAAGGACACCGGCGTGGCGGTGCTGCCGGCCGGCCCCGGCGGCTCGCATCCCACCGTCATCGGCTGGACCATGTCGGTCTCCGCCCACAGCAAGAACAAGGAGGCCGCCTGGTACTTCGTGCAGTGGGCGACCAGCCCGGCGGTGCAGGCCAGGCTGGCGCTCGACGGCGTGGCGCCGCCGCGCTCGGCGGTGAGCCAGGCGGCGGGCTACAAGGCCTGGACGGACGAGCAGCCGGTGCGCGCCGAATGGGTCGCCGCGGTCAACGAACTGTCCAGGACCGGCACCTCGGAAGTCGGCTACCCCATCGGCGCCAACCCGGCCTCGCGTGACTTCATCGGCCAGGCCGCCACCGAGCTGATCCTGGGCCAGAAGACCGTCGCCCAGGCCTGCGCCGATGCCGACAAGCAGCTCGACGCCCTCATCGCCAAGGATGCCAAGGACGGCAAGGACTGA
- a CDS encoding LacI family DNA-binding transcriptional regulator, giving the protein MALRAGVSTASISRALNKPDSVSADLRARIHSAITDLGYIPDAAARALSSRRSHTIGAIIPTVDNAMFARGIEALQSYLSLQGYLLLLSTSGYDPETEARLAQNMVSRGIDGLILRGDVHTDALRKLLATQRIPFINVGVYHPDKPYASVGTNNEAAAWRACRYLIELGHRRIGMVAAISAQNDRATARIAGVHRALAESGLSMPPQWFIEVPYRLDDAREAARQLLAAPDKPTAVVCGNDVIAYGVMMEAERHGLHVPQDLSVMGFDDLEWSRHLRPSLTTMHVPTDEIWTRAGQYLVKSLAGEPATLHYEVDVSLVVRDSTARTRAV; this is encoded by the coding sequence GTGGCGCTGCGCGCGGGCGTGTCCACCGCCTCCATCTCGCGTGCTCTGAACAAGCCGGATTCCGTCAGCGCCGACCTGCGCGCCCGCATCCACAGCGCCATCACCGACCTGGGCTACATCCCGGACGCCGCGGCGCGGGCGCTGTCATCGCGGCGCAGCCACACCATCGGCGCGATCATTCCCACGGTGGACAACGCCATGTTCGCGCGCGGCATCGAGGCGCTGCAGAGCTATCTCTCGCTGCAGGGCTACCTGCTGCTGCTGTCGACCAGCGGCTACGACCCCGAGACCGAGGCCCGGCTGGCGCAGAACATGGTCAGCCGCGGCATCGACGGCCTGATCCTGCGCGGCGACGTGCACACCGATGCGCTGCGCAAGCTGCTGGCCACGCAGCGCATCCCCTTCATCAACGTGGGGGTCTACCACCCCGACAAGCCCTATGCCTCGGTCGGCACCAACAACGAGGCGGCGGCCTGGCGCGCCTGCCGCTACCTGATCGAACTGGGCCACCGCCGGATCGGCATGGTCGCCGCCATTTCCGCGCAGAACGACCGGGCCACCGCACGCATCGCCGGTGTGCACCGGGCGCTGGCCGAAAGCGGGCTGAGCATGCCGCCGCAGTGGTTCATCGAAGTGCCCTACCGGCTCGACGACGCCCGCGAGGCCGCCCGCCAGCTGCTGGCCGCGCCCGACAAACCCACGGCGGTGGTCTGCGGCAACGACGTCATCGCCTACGGCGTGATGATGGAAGCCGAGCGCCACGGCCTGCATGTGCCGCAGGACCTGTCGGTGATGGGCTTCGACGACCTCGAATGGAGCCGCCACCTGCGGCCCAGCCTCACCACCATGCATGTGCCGACCGACGAGATCTGGACCCGCGCCGGCCAGTACCTGGTGAAGTCGCTGGCCGGGGAGCCGGCCACGCTGCACTACGAGGTCGATGTCTCGCTGGTGGTGCGCGACTCGACCGCCAGGACGCGCGCCGTCTAG
- a CDS encoding LacI family DNA-binding transcriptional regulator: MASSPEDSPSPAGEPAADAAPGRGPRRKLGTLTIHDVAALAGVSSVTASRYFNDPGRVSEKRREKLAAVIRQTGYVPSQVARRLASSQGGLVGAVMQNVSSPTFAPLVRAMGDTLEQHGLQLLLANSDYSIASEERAIQAFLGWHPSGLILTRGDHSEASDALLAQMRIPVVEAWEVVEGRPFHQVGFSQREVGRILTRHFLEQGVRRLRFAMNARLDDTRAARRIEGYTEAMQAAGLAADVVYSAHGDDIEAGTDHAVRLSQEAPATRPRALVFANDSMAMAALLGCARLGLAVPHDCALAGFGDAAIGAILTPALTTVRTQPQAIGSTAARTLVELLHAPAGEPVGIRTHHIDCELVVRESSRISR; this comes from the coding sequence ATGGCCTCCAGCCCCGAAGACAGCCCCTCTCCCGCCGGCGAACCGGCGGCCGATGCCGCGCCCGGCAGGGGCCCGCGGCGCAAGCTCGGCACCCTCACCATCCACGACGTGGCGGCGCTGGCGGGGGTGTCCTCGGTTACCGCCTCGCGGTATTTCAACGACCCCGGCCGGGTCAGCGAGAAGCGGCGCGAAAAGCTCGCCGCCGTCATCCGCCAGACCGGCTACGTGCCGAGCCAGGTGGCGCGCCGGCTGGCGTCCTCGCAGGGCGGGCTGGTCGGCGCGGTGATGCAGAACGTCTCCAGTCCCACCTTCGCGCCGCTGGTGCGCGCCATGGGCGACACGCTGGAGCAGCACGGCCTGCAACTGCTGCTGGCCAACAGCGACTATTCGATCGCCTCGGAGGAGCGCGCCATCCAGGCCTTCCTGGGCTGGCATCCCAGCGGCCTGATCCTCACCCGCGGCGACCACTCCGAGGCTTCCGACGCCCTGCTGGCCCAGATGCGCATTCCGGTGGTCGAGGCCTGGGAAGTGGTGGAAGGCCGGCCGTTCCACCAGGTCGGTTTCTCGCAGCGCGAGGTCGGCCGCATCCTGACCCGGCATTTCCTGGAACAGGGCGTCAGGCGCCTGCGCTTCGCCATGAACGCCCGCCTCGACGACACCCGCGCCGCCCGGCGTATCGAGGGCTACACCGAGGCGATGCAGGCCGCGGGCCTGGCGGCCGACGTGGTGTATTCGGCCCACGGCGACGACATCGAGGCCGGCACGGACCACGCCGTCCGCCTGTCGCAGGAAGCGCCGGCCACACGCCCGCGCGCCCTGGTCTTCGCCAACGACAGCATGGCGATGGCGGCCCTCCTGGGCTGCGCCCGCCTGGGCCTGGCGGTGCCGCACGACTGCGCGCTGGCCGGCTTCGGCGACGCGGCCATCGGCGCCATCCTCACCCCGGCCCTGACCACCGTGCGCACCCAGCCCCAGGCCATCGGCAGCACCGCCGCGCGCACGCTGGTCGAGCTGCTGCATGCGCCGGCCGGCGAGCCGGTCGGCATCCGCACCCACCACATCGACTGCGAGCTGGTGGTGCGCGAGAGCAGCCGCATCTCCCGCTGA